One genomic window of Panicum hallii strain FIL2 chromosome 6, PHallii_v3.1, whole genome shotgun sequence includes the following:
- the LOC112896705 gene encoding methyl-CpG-binding domain-containing protein 13-like isoform X1 codes for MQSDWRSCPRIQSRVVRVNCVMDSGSSSCSRTRSGLVRRKGIFAPSKASCSRTRSGLVRIKSFIHSRDGSCSRTRSGLVRMKSFVDSSDSSCSRTRSDPVRGSPQVVEDEEVLKGSPDGWVKEDSPVRTQNVKGSPAAKAVTMDEPVTKGLPDGCLNDEMPSRTRSGLVRRRPTFKFLRKDEPDIYGLPDGWQGQDMPDRTQSGFVRGSPAIKILSKDQPVIKGLADGWLKEDTPPGTRSGLVRGSLASKAPVKAELVRKAQHDGWLKKDKPAGTQSDLVGGRPAVKTLQKNGRVIEGLPDGWRKEYRPRKIGSFQDPFYIDPVSGYEFRSLKDVHRYLETGDIDQCAMKPKKGSTIYDVHITESQTLTSSSSQRTKPSTADKGIQCEILTSEGIMMPWEKLVTPYSENDTEDTVLPESESLKAMQGYGDKLETLEHRSVEPVSAQCGTRETKSLKRKEQNVEVRSKKRKANPAVTTIRVSPRLAALNVQQEASIEPEDQPINVNPIDRVHTIEENSNDLSQMSQSGTVNQIHGNLESTSIHLQLSQADTAEGMEDIQENTTSHSQLSQVDTVNHIQTNQEKTASQVESILADIPVLEDRSIIDHADIPIQTMQECTKDPLSQADIVNHIQTDQDFTANQLQLSLADTVIPVQPFQEYTISYSQPVKADTINQIQANQESTCDRFHLSQVDTVTKMQIIQENLTRQPNLSQADNVGQAHIDLESTIDYSQLSKADTINQLQANQENTADQLHFSQADCVTQIQTIQGNMSKHPQLSQADTVDRIHINREGTTNHLQPNYAENSMLQASLSWAPEQNGGADFWKNFENHDSLVPMPVGGATVASFPANVRFQNAAGTEEPALPAQSAAPETGSDQSGLAFQSIFGNAWSDPCIEFAFKTLTGDIPVLDDTTVVTEYFPEQQDLNKDPSPNCSASVLDNTKNHTQVDVNLPAPMPSDKLYNGSWFPPQ; via the exons ATGCAATCTGACTGGCGATCATGTCCTAGAATTCAGAGTAGGGTTGTTAGGGTAAACTGCGTTATGGATTCCGGCAGCAGTTCATGTTCTAGAACACGAAGTGGGCTTGTAAGGAGAAAAGGAATTTTTGCTCCCAGTAAAGCTTCATGTTCGAGAACACGAAGTGGGCTTGTAAGGATAAAGAGCTTTATTCATTCCAGGGATGGTTCATGTTCTAGAACACGAAGTGGACTTGTCAGGATGAAGAGTTTTGTGGATTCCAGTGACAGTTCATGTTCTAGAACAAGAAGTGACCCTGTAAGAGGAAGCCCCCAAGTTGTTGAG GATGAAGAAGTCTTGAAGGGTTCTCCTGATGGATGGGTGAAAGAAGACTCACCCGTGAGAACACAAAATGTCAAAGGAAGTCCGGCTGCCAAG GCTGTAACCATGGATGAACCAGTCACGAAGGGGCTTCCTGATGGATGCTTGAATGATGAAATGCCTTCTAGAACGCGGAGTGGGCTTGTCAGAAGAAGACCTACTTTCAAG TTTCTAAGAAAGGATGAACCCGACATTTATGGGTTGCCTGATGGATGGCAGGGACAAGACATGCCTGATAGAACACAAAGTGGGTTTGTCAGAGGAAGCCCTGCCATCAAG ATTCTAAGCAAGGATCAACCAGTCATTAAGGGGTTGGCTGATGGATGGCTGAAAGAAGATACACCTCCTGGAACTCGAAGTGGCCTTGTCAGAGGAAGCCTTGCTTCCAAG GCTCCAGTCAAGGCTGAACTAGTCAGAAAGGCGCAACATGATGGATGGCTGAAAAAAGACAAGCCTGCTGGGACACAAAGTGATCTTGTTGGAGGACGACCTGCTGTCAAG ACCCTACAAAAGAATGGAAGAGTCATTGAGGGGCTGCCTGATGGATGGCGCAAAGAATACAGGCCAAGAAAGATTGGATCATTTCAGGATCCA TTCTACATTGATCCTGTAAGTGGATATGAATTTCGCTCTTTGAAGGATGTGCACCGGTATCTTGAAACAGGAGATATTGACCAATGTGCTATGAAACCAAAGAAGGGCAGCACCATCTATGACGTTCATATAACAGAAAGCCAAACTCTT ACAAGTTCGTCATCGCAACGCACAAAGCCAAGTACCGCGGATAAGGGTATTCAGTGTGAAATATTAACTTCAGAAGGCATTATGATGCCGTGGGAGAAACTCGTTACTCCTTATAGTGAAAATGATACTGAAGATACTGTGTTACCAGAGTCCGAGAGCTTGAAAGCAATGCAAGGGTATGGCGATAAGCTTGAAACTTTGGAACACAGGAGTGTTGAACCAGTCTCTGCACAATGTGGTACAAGGGAGACCAAATCTCTTAAAAGGAAAGAACAAAATGTAGAGGTGAGATCCAAGAAGCGTAAAGCCAATCCTGCGGTGACAACTATCCGAGTTTCGCCCCGTTTAGCTGCACTGAATGTTCAGCAGGAAGCAAGCATCGAGCCCGAGGATCAACCGATTAATGTAAATCCTATTGATCGGGTACATACTATAGAAGAGAACTCTAACGATCTGTCACAAATGAGTCAATCAGGCACCGTGAATCAGATACATGGTAATCTGGAAAGCACTTCAATTCATTTACAGTTGAGCCAAGCAGACACTGCTGAAGGAATGGAGGATATTCAGGAAAACACTACCAGTCATTCACAGCTGAGCCAGGTGGACACTGTGAATCATATACAGACAAATCAGGAGAAAACTGCCAGTCAGGTGGAGTCAATCCTAGCAGATATTCCTGTTCTGGAGGACAGATCCATTATAGACCATGCAGATATTCCAATACAGACAATGCAGGAGTGCACTAAAGATCCACTGAGCCAAGCAGACATTGTGAATCATATACAGACAGATCAGGATTTCACTGCTAATCAATTACAGTTGAGCTTAGCAGACACTGTCATTCCAGTACAGCCTTTTCAGGAATACACTATTAGCTACTCACAACCGGTCAAAGCTGACACAATAAATCAAATACAGGCCAATCAGGAAAGCACTTGCGACCGCTTTCACTTAAGCCAagtagacactgtcactaaaaTGCAGATAATTCAGGAGAACTTGACCAGGCAACCAAATCTGAGCCAAGCAGACAATGTGGGTCAGGCACACATCGATCTAGAAAGCACTATTGATTATTCACAGCTGAGCAAAGCTGACACTATAAACCAACTACAAGCCAATCAGGAAAACACTGCTGATCAGTTACATTTTAGCCAGGCAGACTGTGTCACTCAAATTCAGACAATACAAGGCAACATGTCCAAGCACCCACAGCTGAGCCAAGCAGACACTGTGGATCGGATACACATCAATCGGGAAGGCACTACCAATCACTTGCAACCAAACTATGCTGAAAATTCTATGCTGCAGGCTAGTTTGTCTTGGGCTCCTGAACAAAATGGTGGAGCTGATTTCTGGAAAAATTTTGAAAATCATGACTCGTTGGTTCCCATGCCAGTAGGTGGAGCAACTGTTGCAAGCTTTCCAGCAAATGTTAGATTCCAAAATGCAGCAGGAACAGAAGAACCTGCTTTGCCGGCACAGTCCGCTGCGCCTGAAACAGGTTCTGATCAGTCCGGGTTGGCCTTTCAATCTATTTTTGGAAATGCCTGGTCAGATCCTTGCATCGAGTTTGCTTTCAAGACCCTTACAGGCGACATTCCTGTTCTGGATGACACGACAGTCGTCACAGAATACTTTCCAGAGCAACAAGACTTAAATAAAGACCCATCACCAAATTGTTCCGCTTCAGTTTTAGATAATACCAAGAACCACACACAAGTAGATGTCAACCTCCCAGCACCTATGCCATCGGATAAGCTCTACAATGGCAGTTGGTTCCCTCCCCAGTGA
- the LOC112896705 gene encoding methyl-CpG-binding domain-containing protein 13-like isoform X2 gives MQSDWRSCPRIQSRVVRVNCVMDSGSSSCSRTRSGLVRRKGIFAPSKASCSRTRSGLVRIKSFIHSRDGSCSRTRSGLVRMKSFVDSSDSSCSRTRSDPVRGSPQVVEDEEVLKGSPDGWVKEDSPVRTQNVKGSPAAKAVTMDEPVTKGLPDGCLNDEMPSRTRSGLVRRRPTFKGQDMPDRTQSGFVRGSPAIKILSKDQPVIKGLADGWLKEDTPPGTRSGLVRGSLASKAPVKAELVRKAQHDGWLKKDKPAGTQSDLVGGRPAVKTLQKNGRVIEGLPDGWRKEYRPRKIGSFQDPFYIDPVSGYEFRSLKDVHRYLETGDIDQCAMKPKKGSTIYDVHITESQTLTSSSSQRTKPSTADKGIQCEILTSEGIMMPWEKLVTPYSENDTEDTVLPESESLKAMQGYGDKLETLEHRSVEPVSAQCGTRETKSLKRKEQNVEVRSKKRKANPAVTTIRVSPRLAALNVQQEASIEPEDQPINVNPIDRVHTIEENSNDLSQMSQSGTVNQIHGNLESTSIHLQLSQADTAEGMEDIQENTTSHSQLSQVDTVNHIQTNQEKTASQVESILADIPVLEDRSIIDHADIPIQTMQECTKDPLSQADIVNHIQTDQDFTANQLQLSLADTVIPVQPFQEYTISYSQPVKADTINQIQANQESTCDRFHLSQVDTVTKMQIIQENLTRQPNLSQADNVGQAHIDLESTIDYSQLSKADTINQLQANQENTADQLHFSQADCVTQIQTIQGNMSKHPQLSQADTVDRIHINREGTTNHLQPNYAENSMLQASLSWAPEQNGGADFWKNFENHDSLVPMPVGGATVASFPANVRFQNAAGTEEPALPAQSAAPETGSDQSGLAFQSIFGNAWSDPCIEFAFKTLTGDIPVLDDTTVVTEYFPEQQDLNKDPSPNCSASVLDNTKNHTQVDVNLPAPMPSDKLYNGSWFPPQ, from the exons ATGCAATCTGACTGGCGATCATGTCCTAGAATTCAGAGTAGGGTTGTTAGGGTAAACTGCGTTATGGATTCCGGCAGCAGTTCATGTTCTAGAACACGAAGTGGGCTTGTAAGGAGAAAAGGAATTTTTGCTCCCAGTAAAGCTTCATGTTCGAGAACACGAAGTGGGCTTGTAAGGATAAAGAGCTTTATTCATTCCAGGGATGGTTCATGTTCTAGAACACGAAGTGGACTTGTCAGGATGAAGAGTTTTGTGGATTCCAGTGACAGTTCATGTTCTAGAACAAGAAGTGACCCTGTAAGAGGAAGCCCCCAAGTTGTTGAG GATGAAGAAGTCTTGAAGGGTTCTCCTGATGGATGGGTGAAAGAAGACTCACCCGTGAGAACACAAAATGTCAAAGGAAGTCCGGCTGCCAAG GCTGTAACCATGGATGAACCAGTCACGAAGGGGCTTCCTGATGGATGCTTGAATGATGAAATGCCTTCTAGAACGCGGAGTGGGCTTGTCAGAAGAAGACCTACTTTCAAG GGACAAGACATGCCTGATAGAACACAAAGTGGGTTTGTCAGAGGAAGCCCTGCCATCAAG ATTCTAAGCAAGGATCAACCAGTCATTAAGGGGTTGGCTGATGGATGGCTGAAAGAAGATACACCTCCTGGAACTCGAAGTGGCCTTGTCAGAGGAAGCCTTGCTTCCAAG GCTCCAGTCAAGGCTGAACTAGTCAGAAAGGCGCAACATGATGGATGGCTGAAAAAAGACAAGCCTGCTGGGACACAAAGTGATCTTGTTGGAGGACGACCTGCTGTCAAG ACCCTACAAAAGAATGGAAGAGTCATTGAGGGGCTGCCTGATGGATGGCGCAAAGAATACAGGCCAAGAAAGATTGGATCATTTCAGGATCCA TTCTACATTGATCCTGTAAGTGGATATGAATTTCGCTCTTTGAAGGATGTGCACCGGTATCTTGAAACAGGAGATATTGACCAATGTGCTATGAAACCAAAGAAGGGCAGCACCATCTATGACGTTCATATAACAGAAAGCCAAACTCTT ACAAGTTCGTCATCGCAACGCACAAAGCCAAGTACCGCGGATAAGGGTATTCAGTGTGAAATATTAACTTCAGAAGGCATTATGATGCCGTGGGAGAAACTCGTTACTCCTTATAGTGAAAATGATACTGAAGATACTGTGTTACCAGAGTCCGAGAGCTTGAAAGCAATGCAAGGGTATGGCGATAAGCTTGAAACTTTGGAACACAGGAGTGTTGAACCAGTCTCTGCACAATGTGGTACAAGGGAGACCAAATCTCTTAAAAGGAAAGAACAAAATGTAGAGGTGAGATCCAAGAAGCGTAAAGCCAATCCTGCGGTGACAACTATCCGAGTTTCGCCCCGTTTAGCTGCACTGAATGTTCAGCAGGAAGCAAGCATCGAGCCCGAGGATCAACCGATTAATGTAAATCCTATTGATCGGGTACATACTATAGAAGAGAACTCTAACGATCTGTCACAAATGAGTCAATCAGGCACCGTGAATCAGATACATGGTAATCTGGAAAGCACTTCAATTCATTTACAGTTGAGCCAAGCAGACACTGCTGAAGGAATGGAGGATATTCAGGAAAACACTACCAGTCATTCACAGCTGAGCCAGGTGGACACTGTGAATCATATACAGACAAATCAGGAGAAAACTGCCAGTCAGGTGGAGTCAATCCTAGCAGATATTCCTGTTCTGGAGGACAGATCCATTATAGACCATGCAGATATTCCAATACAGACAATGCAGGAGTGCACTAAAGATCCACTGAGCCAAGCAGACATTGTGAATCATATACAGACAGATCAGGATTTCACTGCTAATCAATTACAGTTGAGCTTAGCAGACACTGTCATTCCAGTACAGCCTTTTCAGGAATACACTATTAGCTACTCACAACCGGTCAAAGCTGACACAATAAATCAAATACAGGCCAATCAGGAAAGCACTTGCGACCGCTTTCACTTAAGCCAagtagacactgtcactaaaaTGCAGATAATTCAGGAGAACTTGACCAGGCAACCAAATCTGAGCCAAGCAGACAATGTGGGTCAGGCACACATCGATCTAGAAAGCACTATTGATTATTCACAGCTGAGCAAAGCTGACACTATAAACCAACTACAAGCCAATCAGGAAAACACTGCTGATCAGTTACATTTTAGCCAGGCAGACTGTGTCACTCAAATTCAGACAATACAAGGCAACATGTCCAAGCACCCACAGCTGAGCCAAGCAGACACTGTGGATCGGATACACATCAATCGGGAAGGCACTACCAATCACTTGCAACCAAACTATGCTGAAAATTCTATGCTGCAGGCTAGTTTGTCTTGGGCTCCTGAACAAAATGGTGGAGCTGATTTCTGGAAAAATTTTGAAAATCATGACTCGTTGGTTCCCATGCCAGTAGGTGGAGCAACTGTTGCAAGCTTTCCAGCAAATGTTAGATTCCAAAATGCAGCAGGAACAGAAGAACCTGCTTTGCCGGCACAGTCCGCTGCGCCTGAAACAGGTTCTGATCAGTCCGGGTTGGCCTTTCAATCTATTTTTGGAAATGCCTGGTCAGATCCTTGCATCGAGTTTGCTTTCAAGACCCTTACAGGCGACATTCCTGTTCTGGATGACACGACAGTCGTCACAGAATACTTTCCAGAGCAACAAGACTTAAATAAAGACCCATCACCAAATTGTTCCGCTTCAGTTTTAGATAATACCAAGAACCACACACAAGTAGATGTCAACCTCCCAGCACCTATGCCATCGGATAAGCTCTACAATGGCAGTTGGTTCCCTCCCCAGTGA
- the LOC112896705 gene encoding methyl-CpG-binding domain-containing protein 13-like isoform X3, translating into MQSDWRSCPRIQSRVVRVNCVMDSGSSSCSRTRSGLVRRKGIFAPSKASCSRTRSGLVRIKSFIHSRDGSCSRTRSGLVRMKSFVDSSDSSCSRTRSDPVRGSPQVVEDEEVLKGSPDGWVKEDSPVRTQNVKGSPAAKAVTMDEPVTKGLPDGCLNDEMPSRTRSGLVRRRPTFKILSKDQPVIKGLADGWLKEDTPPGTRSGLVRGSLASKAPVKAELVRKAQHDGWLKKDKPAGTQSDLVGGRPAVKTLQKNGRVIEGLPDGWRKEYRPRKIGSFQDPFYIDPVSGYEFRSLKDVHRYLETGDIDQCAMKPKKGSTIYDVHITESQTLTSSSSQRTKPSTADKGIQCEILTSEGIMMPWEKLVTPYSENDTEDTVLPESESLKAMQGYGDKLETLEHRSVEPVSAQCGTRETKSLKRKEQNVEVRSKKRKANPAVTTIRVSPRLAALNVQQEASIEPEDQPINVNPIDRVHTIEENSNDLSQMSQSGTVNQIHGNLESTSIHLQLSQADTAEGMEDIQENTTSHSQLSQVDTVNHIQTNQEKTASQVESILADIPVLEDRSIIDHADIPIQTMQECTKDPLSQADIVNHIQTDQDFTANQLQLSLADTVIPVQPFQEYTISYSQPVKADTINQIQANQESTCDRFHLSQVDTVTKMQIIQENLTRQPNLSQADNVGQAHIDLESTIDYSQLSKADTINQLQANQENTADQLHFSQADCVTQIQTIQGNMSKHPQLSQADTVDRIHINREGTTNHLQPNYAENSMLQASLSWAPEQNGGADFWKNFENHDSLVPMPVGGATVASFPANVRFQNAAGTEEPALPAQSAAPETGSDQSGLAFQSIFGNAWSDPCIEFAFKTLTGDIPVLDDTTVVTEYFPEQQDLNKDPSPNCSASVLDNTKNHTQVDVNLPAPMPSDKLYNGSWFPPQ; encoded by the exons ATGCAATCTGACTGGCGATCATGTCCTAGAATTCAGAGTAGGGTTGTTAGGGTAAACTGCGTTATGGATTCCGGCAGCAGTTCATGTTCTAGAACACGAAGTGGGCTTGTAAGGAGAAAAGGAATTTTTGCTCCCAGTAAAGCTTCATGTTCGAGAACACGAAGTGGGCTTGTAAGGATAAAGAGCTTTATTCATTCCAGGGATGGTTCATGTTCTAGAACACGAAGTGGACTTGTCAGGATGAAGAGTTTTGTGGATTCCAGTGACAGTTCATGTTCTAGAACAAGAAGTGACCCTGTAAGAGGAAGCCCCCAAGTTGTTGAG GATGAAGAAGTCTTGAAGGGTTCTCCTGATGGATGGGTGAAAGAAGACTCACCCGTGAGAACACAAAATGTCAAAGGAAGTCCGGCTGCCAAG GCTGTAACCATGGATGAACCAGTCACGAAGGGGCTTCCTGATGGATGCTTGAATGATGAAATGCCTTCTAGAACGCGGAGTGGGCTTGTCAGAAGAAGACCTACTTTCAAG ATTCTAAGCAAGGATCAACCAGTCATTAAGGGGTTGGCTGATGGATGGCTGAAAGAAGATACACCTCCTGGAACTCGAAGTGGCCTTGTCAGAGGAAGCCTTGCTTCCAAG GCTCCAGTCAAGGCTGAACTAGTCAGAAAGGCGCAACATGATGGATGGCTGAAAAAAGACAAGCCTGCTGGGACACAAAGTGATCTTGTTGGAGGACGACCTGCTGTCAAG ACCCTACAAAAGAATGGAAGAGTCATTGAGGGGCTGCCTGATGGATGGCGCAAAGAATACAGGCCAAGAAAGATTGGATCATTTCAGGATCCA TTCTACATTGATCCTGTAAGTGGATATGAATTTCGCTCTTTGAAGGATGTGCACCGGTATCTTGAAACAGGAGATATTGACCAATGTGCTATGAAACCAAAGAAGGGCAGCACCATCTATGACGTTCATATAACAGAAAGCCAAACTCTT ACAAGTTCGTCATCGCAACGCACAAAGCCAAGTACCGCGGATAAGGGTATTCAGTGTGAAATATTAACTTCAGAAGGCATTATGATGCCGTGGGAGAAACTCGTTACTCCTTATAGTGAAAATGATACTGAAGATACTGTGTTACCAGAGTCCGAGAGCTTGAAAGCAATGCAAGGGTATGGCGATAAGCTTGAAACTTTGGAACACAGGAGTGTTGAACCAGTCTCTGCACAATGTGGTACAAGGGAGACCAAATCTCTTAAAAGGAAAGAACAAAATGTAGAGGTGAGATCCAAGAAGCGTAAAGCCAATCCTGCGGTGACAACTATCCGAGTTTCGCCCCGTTTAGCTGCACTGAATGTTCAGCAGGAAGCAAGCATCGAGCCCGAGGATCAACCGATTAATGTAAATCCTATTGATCGGGTACATACTATAGAAGAGAACTCTAACGATCTGTCACAAATGAGTCAATCAGGCACCGTGAATCAGATACATGGTAATCTGGAAAGCACTTCAATTCATTTACAGTTGAGCCAAGCAGACACTGCTGAAGGAATGGAGGATATTCAGGAAAACACTACCAGTCATTCACAGCTGAGCCAGGTGGACACTGTGAATCATATACAGACAAATCAGGAGAAAACTGCCAGTCAGGTGGAGTCAATCCTAGCAGATATTCCTGTTCTGGAGGACAGATCCATTATAGACCATGCAGATATTCCAATACAGACAATGCAGGAGTGCACTAAAGATCCACTGAGCCAAGCAGACATTGTGAATCATATACAGACAGATCAGGATTTCACTGCTAATCAATTACAGTTGAGCTTAGCAGACACTGTCATTCCAGTACAGCCTTTTCAGGAATACACTATTAGCTACTCACAACCGGTCAAAGCTGACACAATAAATCAAATACAGGCCAATCAGGAAAGCACTTGCGACCGCTTTCACTTAAGCCAagtagacactgtcactaaaaTGCAGATAATTCAGGAGAACTTGACCAGGCAACCAAATCTGAGCCAAGCAGACAATGTGGGTCAGGCACACATCGATCTAGAAAGCACTATTGATTATTCACAGCTGAGCAAAGCTGACACTATAAACCAACTACAAGCCAATCAGGAAAACACTGCTGATCAGTTACATTTTAGCCAGGCAGACTGTGTCACTCAAATTCAGACAATACAAGGCAACATGTCCAAGCACCCACAGCTGAGCCAAGCAGACACTGTGGATCGGATACACATCAATCGGGAAGGCACTACCAATCACTTGCAACCAAACTATGCTGAAAATTCTATGCTGCAGGCTAGTTTGTCTTGGGCTCCTGAACAAAATGGTGGAGCTGATTTCTGGAAAAATTTTGAAAATCATGACTCGTTGGTTCCCATGCCAGTAGGTGGAGCAACTGTTGCAAGCTTTCCAGCAAATGTTAGATTCCAAAATGCAGCAGGAACAGAAGAACCTGCTTTGCCGGCACAGTCCGCTGCGCCTGAAACAGGTTCTGATCAGTCCGGGTTGGCCTTTCAATCTATTTTTGGAAATGCCTGGTCAGATCCTTGCATCGAGTTTGCTTTCAAGACCCTTACAGGCGACATTCCTGTTCTGGATGACACGACAGTCGTCACAGAATACTTTCCAGAGCAACAAGACTTAAATAAAGACCCATCACCAAATTGTTCCGCTTCAGTTTTAGATAATACCAAGAACCACACACAAGTAGATGTCAACCTCCCAGCACCTATGCCATCGGATAAGCTCTACAATGGCAGTTGGTTCCCTCCCCAGTGA
- the LOC112897240 gene encoding UDP-N-acetylglucosamine diphosphorylase 1, which translates to MTEMVVAARAPAPAAGRWGAAPPQELLERLKDYGQEGAFAFWDELGPEERDHLIRDIESLDLPRIDRIIRCSLRSQGAPVPAVEPVPESSVSTVDDRTPDDKETWWRRGLRAISEGKLAVVLLAGGQGTRLGSSDPKGCFSIGLPSRKSLFQLQAERILCIQKLAAQCTDAPGSTVQIHWYIMTSPFTDEATRKFFETHRYFGLEPNQVTFFQQGTVPCVSPDGRFIMETPYKVAKAPDGNGGVYAALKSKRLLDDMAAKGVKYVDCYGVDNVLVRVADPTFLGYFIDRGVSAAAKVVRKAYPQEKVGVFVQRGRGGPLSVVEYSEMDAAMTTEINQTTGRLRYCWSNVCLHMFTLDFLNQVTNSLEKDSIYHLAEKRIPSVHGYTSGLKLEQFIFDVFNYSPSTALFEVLREEEFAPVKNANGATYDTPDSARLMLLRLHSRWVVAAGGFLTHSVPLYMTGVEVSPLCSYAGENLEAICRGRTFHAPSEISF; encoded by the exons ATGACGGAGATGGTGGTGgccgcgcgggcgccggcgccggcggcggggaggtggggcgcggcgccgccgcagGAGCTGCTGGAGAGGCTCAAGGACTACGGCCAGGAGGGCGCCTTCGCCTTCTGGGACGAGCTCGGCCCCGAGGAGCGCGACCACCTCATCAGGGACATCGAG AGCCTAGATCTTCCTAGGATCGATCGGATCATCCGGTGCTCGCTCAGATCACAAG GTGCTCCTGTGCCGGCCGTCGAGCCTGTGCCAGAGTCAAGTGTCTCGACGGTTGACGACAGAACTCCTGATGACAAGGAAACGTGGTGGAGAAGGGGCTTGAGAGCCATTTCAGAGGGGAAGTTGGCCGTTGTCCTGTTGGCTGGTGGTCAG GGCACTCGGCTCGGCAGTTCTGACCCTAAGGGGTGTTTCA GTATCGGGCTTCCATCTAGGAAGTCACTTTTCCAACTACAAGCTGAACGGATTTTGTGTATTCAGAAGCTGGCTGCTCAATGCACTGATG CCCCAGGTAGCACAGTGCAAATTCACTGGTATATAATGACTAGTCCCTTTACTGATGAAGCCACACGAAAATTCTTCGAAACCCACAGATATTTTGGCTTAGAGCCTAACCAA GTGACTTTTTTCCAGCAAGGTACTGTTCCATGTGTCTCTCCTGATGGAAGATTTATTATGGAGACACCCTATAAG GTAGCAAAGGCTCCTGATGGCAACGGCGGAGTATATGCTG CTCTAAAATCTAAACGGTTGCTGGATGATATGGCTGCAAAAGGTGTGAAGTATGTAGATTGTTATGGAGTTGATAATGTATTG GTCCGTGTTGCAGATCCAACATTCCTTGGATACTTCATTGACAGAGGCGTATCTGCTGCTGCTAAGGTTGTAAGGAAG GCATATCCACAAGAGAAAGTTGGAGTATTTGTTCAGCGTGGAAGGGGTGGACCTCTCTCCGTGGTCGAATACAGTGAAATGGATGCAGCTATGACTACCGAAATCAATCAAACTACTGGGCGCCTTCGTTATTGTTGGAGCAAT GTCTGCCTGCATATGTTCACTTTGGATTTTCTGAACCAAGTAACAAACAGTCTTGAAAAAGATAGCAT TTATCATCTGGCAGAGAAGAGAATTCCGTCAGTCCACGGGTACACATCAGGCTTAAAGCTTGAACAATTTATATTCGATGTGTTCAACTATTCTCCGTCAACAGCTCTTTTTGAG GTTTTGCGTGAGGAGGAATTTGCGCCAGTGAAGAATGCTAATGGTGCAACTTATGACACTCCTGATAGTGCCAGATTAATGCTTCTTCGGCTTCATAGCCGATGGGTGGTTGCTGCAGGTGGCTTCTTGACACATTCCGTGCCCTTGTATATGACAG GCGTTGAAGTTTCTCCACTTTGTTCTTATGCTGGAGAGAATCTAGAAGCCATATGCCGAGGAAGGACATTCCATGCACCAAGTGAGATTTCATTCTAG